GGTGTAGTTAGGTACGCGGCACTGATGCAATTGCATTAAAAATCTCGGGCTCCCACCTTGCCTGAAAAAGGtctgtacatatatactaagaaaaaaataggaaattacaataaattaatcgGCGAATTAGATTTGAAGTACCAATTATTCCGCCTGCCGTTATTGTATATACCTGTGTAGAAATTCatctatatatgtaaattttcggtgtatatacataaatagcAGGCCGTATACgagtacatatatacatattatacggaCTAGCCCAATTATaagaagattgaaaattttatgtaaatattgtaaaataaatcaactgaggaaaatataaactattagtaatcatgtataataggtatataataaatgataCATTGAAATGTTAAACAGACTATAACTTATAAATGATTTGTGCGACTTTATACTTCTTTTATGTGGTTCAAAAACGACGCACGAATTCGTGCAACGATATCGATCTGCAAAAGGTGAgcaattttatacatttgttCAATTACTTTATGCACAGTGAATAGAGAAATCGCGTTACtcggaaaataaattcgaaagGACCGCAGCGCGCAAATAACTTTCTGAGCAAAGAACAACTCCGCACGTTCTTTGAAGTTAATTACTATAATTTGCTCGGGTACTACGTGAAGAGGCCGTAGAGGGGAGCTCTGTGAAAGTTTCGAGGAAAATTCAGACACGGAAAATCAAGTCGTCCGCAGTAATCAGAGGGGTTGGTTGACAGGGTAAATGACCAGTTTAACAAGCTCGTAAACAGTTATAAATGTCTTTTTATTAACAGTACGATTAGTtgacgtttgtttttttttctttttgttttttttttgttttgcttcatttttcgtataataataaatttacacTGCATGTAATCAccgtgtatatatgtgtatatatacatcgtAACATCTAGAATTTCTACAGACACATACttataatattgttatatAACATCATACAcgaatcatcatcattatatatattattatatgtatataactgCATTTCATGTAAGGACTATTAACATCAATCGATCAGTGAATTTGATATTAAAcgttaattaatattcatgtttacaattaCATGGATATCTGATAATTAATGCGACAAAACTAGTACGTTGAGTCGAGTTTTTGTGATCGTTGTCAAGTTCggggaaaaatataaaaatgatataaaaacagaaaacaatcgggaagaaattaatttgaacAATTCTCTTTACACTATGTATTGATATTGTATATAAAGTCGAATCGATTAcatcgaaattcaaataaatagtTAGCAATAATCatagaatatatataaatctacCTAAACATAGCGCGTCtggtgtatataatatatttacaggTTTCTCTTCGCATAACGTTTACCGACACTGGACACTCTTCAATTTACACAACCATAAGAATCCCATCCTCGTACTTTGAGTTTGATCGTTAGGCGCCCGTCACGCCATGGGAattacctgaaacagaaataaaCCGCCCTGTTctgatataaataaacaaaaaaaagaaaaaacgaactcACGATCAGGTTTTGGTCGTCAGAGGAATTTAGATCTACCCAAAGCAGTCACACTCGCACGATTTATCGGGGATAGAATAGGAAACGTCAAATTACCCACTCTGATGGCAAAACTGGGGCTGCATAAGGGTCGGCGTCGACGGAGTCATCGGCGTCATCGGGCTACCTGGACTCTCGCTTCCGACGCTGCTGCTCTGGTAGGTTCCTTGGAGGTAAGCGCCTTGTACTCCCTGGACTACGTTCACGCCTCCGTAGAGATCACCGGGGTGATGCTGAAGCGGCGGTGAGTGGTGCactgtgattgaaaaaagtaaagaagatGTCAGAAGTACAAATAGCCTGGGAATTCGCATCCGGCAAAAAGTTCCACAAGTCATCCTAAGCTTATAAAACGCGACTTCGTTTCAGGGTTATAGTATGAACAGTACTACCGAGTTATTCACGACTTGGTGATTTTATCTGAACTGCAATTACAGTGACCAAGTGACTCGAAATGAATCCGAACGACATCTGAACCTCGGACTACGTTAAAATCCAAAAGTCATGGAAGAAACAGTAAGCGGAAGAAGTTGATTCACTAACTTTGTGTTTTGACCTTTCCACTGCAGTGTTTCTTTTGCCGTGCCCTCGAGTTTTGGAACCAGACTTGCGTGACTCTTTTGCTGAGTCCCGTGACGTGAGCTATCCTCTCTAGGTCCTGACCGTCAGGATTACTGTCCAGCTGAAAGTTAGCCTGAAGTACGGAGAGCTGTTCCTCGGTGAAGGTGGTCCGCACTCTCTTGGCCTTGTTCGCTTTGCCGCCCTCCGAGTCACCGTCTTCGGACGAGGAGGTGTTGTTGCCCTCGACTACGTCCAGGTAGTGCGCCTTGCAGAGCAGCCGCGCATCCAACAGCGCAAATTGTTCCCCGGTTGAAAGCTGCCGCGAACAAGCATCACATGCGAAACAGGCCAAATGATAAACTCGCTCTCTTGCTCTACGCACCCAATCACCGGCCCCCACGCTTCGTCCGCACTTTGCACACTTTGCTCCAAATGCCCTGAAACATGAATTGCAACGTGTTTATGTGTGAGAATTAGGTAaggatgaatgaaaattgtttgcaAAGATCTGATCGGTACTCTATTTTATCCTATAGTTTTGAGGAAATTATTCACGAATTGTCGTTTcttacaaatgaaaattggaaCATCGTCGCTCCGAGGGATCCTTGGCTCTCCGGTGATTGCCATTTGGTAGGTACAGCGTTATAAAAATCGACAATTATTTCTCTGCAGACGAGTTGAACGTCCGAGACTCCACCCCGTTTCACCCCGtttcaatttctatttcaATAGCAATATCGGAGGGTCGGTATAGGCATGGGATGGAAGGAATATACCTGTGTAATAGTGAAAGAGCGGCATCTATAATAGGGCTGGCCTGTCTTGGTAGGAAATAGAATTCCCTCGGCTGGGTAAACGCTCATGCAGCAGGATTTAATTCCCCCGTGAGTTATAATGCCCATTaccaaaaaacaaatgaataaattaggGCGGGGTTGTTTGGTAGCCGGACCCGAGGCCCCCGGAGATTTATGGATACGCGCCAGCTCTGCATCGGCGTTCCGTACCTGTGTACCCAGTGCCCGGGTGTACGTGTGCCGTATCCAAACAGCCCGAAGTGAACACCTTTGCTCGCCGCATAGGTAAGCACACGGCTGCTGCAGGCGCCACTATTTATGTAAATTCACAAATACTCCCAAGATACAAGCCAGATTAAGAACGTTCGGTAGGGCAGCATGCTCGAAGGCTCCTAGGCGTGCCTTGCTCCCGAAATTAGCATAACCAATACCTCGAGCATTGGGGCTGATGCCAAGCCTTCGGCCGGGCCACCTTTCGTGACTGGGCGTCGGTATCATCGGTCTAATTATCACCGAGTCATAGTTTATCATTCAGTCATACGCGTCTCGGTACGGTACATTTCCGTACAACTCATCGAGAGCCTTGATTTTCGTtggttttcatttttgaaccACTCGCGCACCGCCGACTGCTTGTAGCGTAAAAACTTGCCTTTTCTCACTCGACGGACTATCCGAGAACCAGCGAGTGATGACTCATTACGTCAGTTGGTGAATTATTGTGGGTACCATGGTAGGAAGCTAATTTACACGTCAGATTGATCAGGATTAGAAGCCCGGTGTACGACAAAACGCTTTACTTGACGCATTCGGTAACTCATGCGGACGTGCATGTTCTATGCATGACTGTTCTATGCTTCGAGATTACCTTTATCGATGTCCATAACTCTTAGCGTTATCTTGTTTACACGATCTTCAGGACAATTTGTTTTGCATAACGACATCTCGTTCCGGCAACCTCAATCGAGCAAAGTACAGGTATCCGTGGATCACGTACGCGTCTCCCTTCTTTCGACGATATTTCGTATCGATATTAAAtacaaaacaaacaaaacgcTTTCGGTCAACTATGCTCAAAAATCAACTCGAAAGTTGACTTTGTCTTGACTTTTACTATCGCTTGATGTTGTGCCCCAGAAAAGCAAACTTCCAGTTCAGCagatgagaatgaaaaatttggaaaaaagataCCTTGTTAACCGCAAAGTGGATGCACACACTATACATACggacatacatacatacgtacattgAGTGGAAGGATCATGGTCACAGCGATGTCTGCACATAACGTAGGCATGGGTATGCGTATTATGCATGAATAGCTGTAGACGCTGtgcattgtatgtatacggCAGTGCCAGAAGTCTCAAGGTTCGAAACCCGCCCCCTGAGCACACGAGCGCAGTGCGAACACGGGCAAGTCACTGTCGACCGCAGTTACGAGGCAGATTCCTCGGTCGTTCGTATTATACCAAAGTCAGCTGACGCAGTACAAAGACAGAATTCATCCAGCACCACCTAGCTTTGGTTATATACCCCTTCCAATAAAAGCCTGGCGTACCGTGAGAGAGCAAGCTTACGTGGAAATGAGACTGATCACTTCTTCGTGCATTTTTTCCTCATGGACCGGAAGAAAGTGAACGAAAGAAACGTTTTCTTCGCAAACACGACTTCACACGTCACGAGAACTCGTTGAAGAGTCGCCTTGATCAATCAGATATGTCAGTAAATGATTTCTGAGTTCTTCGGTTCGACACTGCTGCAACTTTGTTTGGATCTCGCCACAAAAGTTGGCCATAAGAATAACTGCGGTTGATCAACGATGGTGGACGACATGGCTTGGGCAATACCCTGCAGTTACGCCGTTCacaaatatgtatgtaccttGGAATCGGCTTGACCCGTGAGAAATCCGAATGGACTCGTACGGATTCCTATCATGGCTGCATCTGGAATTTTATAACACAAGAATCCACGACGAAGAAACAGAAGTAACTCTTGCTTCGACCACGAATGGATATGTCAGGAATGCGTGACATTCGATCCGGGTATTAGAGAAAGAAATCCGGCTGCCCGATTACTTCTGAATCGCGATTTTCTCCCTCCCTGAAGACTTACCCTCCTCTCCAACGGTATGCAGAATTGCCATTCGCCCTGACTCGGAGCTCGAGAGATTCGAATCGGACGTCGTGTATGAATTTGCGCTACATGCGATTCTGCAGTCATGCCCGAGGTCTCGTCGCGTGTACATCACTCCGTGCTGTCCGGTTTCacgcgcggggggggggggggggggggatcaGGGGAAGATGGGAAGTATATTGGGAGGCTCGCCAATATCGAGTGTAATTACCGCGCAACGGCACAACCTAGAAGAAGTCTTTATGGCCAGCCGGGAGTGTACTACATACATTAATCAATCCGAGGCCCTTGGCGATGACCACTTTGGATCTTCCTAAGATCGCGCGGTCCGTACAACGTAGTTCCTCTCCTATACTTGATGCATCACGCATACCAGCTTACACCTTGCCGTTATAGACCTGCAGGGTCCATTGCGTGCCACAGAACGGTCAGCTCGCCGTGGTCGTGAGAAGAAATCGTTGCGGAGGGTCCGGCTTTTCGACAGAAGTTACGAGCCTGATTTTCAGAATACGGAAGGGATGATTTGATCGGTACGGCCGAGCCCGAGCGCACGGAGTAAATTCCCGTTTTTATTCCACTCTGAACATTGTATTCGGTGAATGATGTGTATGGTATAGGTACTGGTTAAAGGTGGCAACAGTGAAGTGTACGTGCACAGCACCGTGTAAACTCTAAATTTTGACTGGTTACGCGGACCTTCTCATTCAGTAAAAGAAGACCAAAGGGGACCTGCAGCAGAGATGGGGTCGAGAGGTGAGGTGAGTTGAGTGGATCTGGAATGCCGTGTGCGAGAGGGTGGTGAGCACGTATAAGTTGTACCCATACCATCTGTATTTTGTTTCTGCCGCGTCACGTGCGCGACTTAATCCCACAGACAGGGCAAGTCACGTAGTAAAATCTTGCCGCGCGAGAATATCtcgatgaataaatatatgcgGAGAGGATGCCCGCAACAGGGAGCCAGATATCGGTTATGGAAGTGTCACGTGTCGCGGTGCCTAAGCTCGACAAATGATCATGCGGCGGTTCACCGTTCGGATGCAAGAGGCTCCCGCATGGTAGCGGGCAACTGTCTTCTTAAGTCGATTTTAAGTCAATTCCGATGGCCAAGACTGCGGGGAGTAGCTTCTCAAGTTCGGGGGTTGAACACCACCAGCCTCTTAGGCATGGAGATTTAAGGGGGGAAAACAGTTCCTGAACTCACATGGCGTAGTCGTGCCTGCAGTAGAGCCGCATGCCTCGCAAAAAACAGGAGTGCTGATCGTGGAGAGGCCTGGCACAGGCGCAGCACCTGAGACAACGCGAGTGCCAAGTTCGCCCTCCCACGCAGAGGACCGTTCGCTCCCGGACCCGGTCGCCGCAGCCTCCGCACTCCATTAGCCTGTCCATGTCCATGTCCATCGCGTCATTGTCGCTATTGTTGTTGTTCGTGGTTGTcgtattgttgttgttgttgttgttgttggtggTATTCTTCACGCTCAGACAGGACGTCGCGTCCGTTGATTCCGGGTCCGTTTCTATCTCCGTCTGAAACGATAAGACACATTGAGGAATCGGTGGTTACGGCTTGTTTCACGGACCGCGAAAAGTCTTTCTCGAACATGGACAAGACGTTGGAAATGGGAGGATTATTATGAAGAAACTCTGATGTATATCGTTTTCGTGGCTGTAAGAGATTAGATCCTTGACTTAATTGTAGTACATGTATCGATACAGTGTATTATGCAGGAGCGGCCGATAGCCTGTCCAAAGAAAACAATGGGGTACCTCGCCTGCGATCACGTTGATCCAATTAatgtaattgaattaaaaacgTGTGAAAAAACGGGCTAAAAgtagtattaataataatgaaaaatctttcacAATTAGCTCCGCTCTCGGTCAGCATGGAGTATAGAAAACCAGTTTAAGCGGCGGCACCGGTGCTATCAAGAGGCTCAAATCTCAATTAATAATAGGAAATAAAATGGAGAAAACGAATAtacgaagaagaaaacaaaaaacacaagcatgaaaaaaatcaatgaccAAAAAGGTGATAAATGATCGTTAGCGTCTGAGTTACACGCATCTTATACATATGCTTGCGAGTTTCACGCGACTCTCAACACCGAGACTCGCGCGTTTCACCATCCGAAGCCCAAGATGTGATGCTCGTATTGAACAATAGATTCATAGGTGATAGTTAGACACAATGCATGTTGCAAGGTCCAACATTTCGTTCAGGTATTAATTCTATCGCACTTCAGAACTAATggacgaaatttttcatccagtAACGcgaagtggaaaaaattgtggATACCAAATGGTCGTCGATCTGGTGCCAATTCGTGTCAAAGAAATGGATTAGAGTTTGTGGCAATGATTGCGATAACTATGATAATTCGATATTTGACCGtggaaattgtttgaaataatCTTATTGACCGATGGGAAATTCTCATCATAATATTCTTCATAAAGTTGGACTCCCGAGCGTTGTAATGTAGATCGTGttctttgattaattaattgctATATCGCATCGTGAGCATAGACCGCATTGTTCGTCTCTACGGGGAATCAATGAGTTAATTACCCAATTAAATCTCCTACCTCGAAGCCACGGTGATTTATAATCAACTTTTACGGTCCTATAACACCGGATACCCATACCTCCGTACAAACTTCtcatattatacttatatatgcGGTAAGTTATTCAGCCGCGGTTTGAGGTCCGCAAGATTTGCAACATCGTTCAGCATCGTGAAAAGTAAATTATTACCAGTTTATGACGTCTCGTTGATGTTGCGTTGTAGGCAGACATATTTTCATCCAGCGCGATTACCATTCTTCATTTTCCAGTAGCGGATTGAATCTCCCATTTTGTATTTATGGTTGTGAACGATACCGGAAGTCGCGAAATTCACACTGCCGAATAAAAGCTTTGCAGAACTTGCATGCAGGATAAGATGATGAATTGAGATTTTATCTTGTGTGCAGATCAAAAGTGTACCGGTTTGGAAAGTATTCCGACTACATCGCCGTGTGATGCATGGATTGGAATTTCTTCAGATTCTTTGGATCCTTCTTCGATCCGAAATAATTTCCATTTCCGAGGCTTTTTCGATATGCACCTCTAGCAGCGTTTAGGAAACAGGCTTTACGTCCGCTGTGTGTAATTTTTGACGTTATAATTACTCACTCGCCTCATAaggcaataataatatcccTAATAGGACAACCAATTGATTTATGATCCGAAGGAGGCGTTGAACTCGGGTTGATTTATGCGTCCGGCATATCGTGCAGCCTTGTAGTCTTCCTTTCGTGGACGATCTCGCTGTGCACCTTCTTTCTCGATATTCGTCGATCCTGGGACGAAAGTTGAATCCATCCTGGGCGCATTCAACGAATGATTCAGGCTTTTGCGGCTTATACGTATTCCGTTCAGCGCCGCGACGCTAGTCTCGGCAACAAACTATTACGCGCCCATGCATAGAACGCCATAGATTCCGGGGCCCAATACCCGCAGCGTTTTTATGCCCTT
This is a stretch of genomic DNA from Neodiprion fabricii isolate iyNeoFabr1 chromosome 2, iyNeoFabr1.1, whole genome shotgun sequence. It encodes these proteins:
- the LOC124175858 gene encoding LIM/homeobox protein Awh-like isoform X1 translates to MKTEIETDPESTDATSCLSVKNTTNNNNNNNNTTTTNNNNSDNDAMDMDMDRLMECGGCGDRVRERTVLCVGGRTWHSRCLRCCACARPLHDQHSCFLRGMRLYCRHDYAMAFGAKCAKCGRSVGAGDWVRRARERVYHLACFACDACSRQLSTGEQFALLDARLLCKAHYLDVVEGNNTSSSEDGDSEGGKANKAKRVRTTFTEEQLSVLQANFQLDSNPDGQDLERIAHVTGLSKRVTQVWFQNSRARQKKHCSGKVKTQMHHSPPLQHHPGDLYGGVNVVQGVQGAYLQGTYQSSSVGSESPGSPMTPMTPSTPTLMQPQFCHQSGTGRFISVSGNSHGVTGA
- the LOC124175858 gene encoding LIM/homeobox protein Awh-like isoform X5, producing the protein MKTEIETDPESTDATSCLSVKNTTNNNNNNNNTTTTNNNNSDNDAMDMDMDRLMECGGCGDRVRERTVLCVGGRTWHSRCLRCCACARPLHDQHSCFLRGMRLYCRHDYAMAFGAKCAKCGRSVGAGDWVRRARERVYHLACFACDACSRQLSTGEQFALLDARLLCKAHYLDVVEGNNTSSSEDGDSEGGKANKAKRVRTTFTEEQLSVLQANFQLDSNPDGQDLERIAHVTGLSKRVTQVWFQNSRARQKKHCSGKVKTQMHHSPPLQHHPGDLYGGVNVVQGVQGAYLQGTYQSSSVGSESPGSPMTPMTPSTPTLMQPQFCHQSNSHGVTGA
- the LOC124175858 gene encoding LIM/homeobox protein Awh-like isoform X2, whose translation is MKTEIETDPESTDATSCLSVKNTTNNNNNNNNTTTTNNNNSDNDAMDMDMDRLMECGGCGDRVRERTVLCVGGRTWHSRCLRCCACARPLHDQHSCFLRGMRLYCRHDYAMAFGAKCAKCGRSVGAGDWVRRARERVYHLACFACDACSRQLSTGEQFALLDARLLCKAHYLDVVEGNNTSSSEDGDSEGGKANKAKRVRTTFTEEQLSVLQANFQLDSNPDGQDLERIAHVTGLSKRVTQVWFQNSRARQKKHCSGKVKTQMHHSPPLQHHPGDLYGGVNVVQGVQGAYLQGTYQSSSVGSESPGSPMTPMTPSTPTLMQPQFCHQRRFISVSGNSHGVTGA
- the LOC124175858 gene encoding LIM/homeobox protein Awh-like isoform X3, translated to MKTEIETDPESTDATSCLSVKNTTNNNNNNNNTTTTNNNNSDNDAMDMDMDRLMECGGCGDRVRERTVLCVGGRTWHSRCLRCCACARPLHDQHSCFLRGMRLYCRHDYAMAFGAKCAKCGRSVGAGDWVRRARERVYHLACFACDACSRQLSTGEQFALLDARLLCKAHYLDVVEGNNTSSSEDGDSEGGKANKAKRVRTTFTEEQLSVLQANFQLDSNPDGQDLERIAHVTGLSKRVTQVWFQNSRARQKKHCSGKVKTQMHHSPPLQHHPGDLYGGVNVVQGVQGAYLQGTYQSSSVGSESPGSPMTPMTPSTPTLMQPQFCHQKQGGLFLFQVIPMA
- the LOC124175858 gene encoding LIM/homeobox protein Awh-like isoform X6, which translates into the protein MKTEIETDPESTDATSCLSVKNTTNNNNNNNNTTTTNNNNSDNDAMDMDMDRLMECGGCGDRVRERTVLCVGGRTWHSRCLRCCACARPLHDQHSCFLRGMRLYCRHDYAMAFGAKCAKCGRSVGAGDWVRRARERVYHLACFACDACSRQLSTGEQFALLDARLLCKAHYLDVVEGNNTSSSEDGDSEGGKANKAKRVRTTFTEEQLSVLQANFQLDSNPDGQDLERIAHVTGLSKRVTQVWFQNSRARQKKHCSGKVKTQMHHSPPLQHHPGDLYGGVNVVQGVQGAYLQGTYQSSSVGSESPGSPMTPMTPSTPTLMQPQFCHQSG
- the LOC124175858 gene encoding LIM/homeobox protein Awh-like isoform X4, with amino-acid sequence MKTEIETDPESTDATSCLSVKNTTNNNNNNNNTTTTNNNNSDNDAMDMDMDRLMECGGCGDRVRERTVLCVGGRTWHSRCLRCCACARPLHDQHSCFLRGMRLYCRHDYAMAFGAKCAKCGRSVGAGDWVRRARERVYHLACFACDACSRQLSTGEQFALLDARLLCKAHYLDVVEGNNTSSSEDGDSEGGKANKAKRVRTTFTEEQLSVLQANFQLDSNPDGQDLERIAHVTGLSKRVTQVWFQNSRARQKKHCSGKVKTQMHHSPPLQHHPGDLYGGVNVVQGVQGAYLQGTYQSSSVGSESPGSPMTPMTPSTPTLMQPQFCHQSGAVYFCFR